The Spirosoma oryzicola genome window below encodes:
- a CDS encoding capsule assembly Wzi family protein, whose amino-acid sequence MRWTIPTPSLVQSRTIPSRWGGFVEAGGLASSSGVTPFWMQTNQYGVVPKATPTGLIRLNVNRSYGRDSLTNRRKTDLGYGVELAGQVGQVNQLLVVEAYVKARWGIAELFAGRRRQRVGLAESALSSGSYIWSGNTLPIPQVQIGFPEYVPIGFTKGWVALKGFIGHGWFGDDGYVRGSYLHHKAIFVRLGRPQAKVQFYGAFTHFAQWGGYAPFLEQDPTSSFNGQIAQSWDAFVNVVLPFKTDALKDRTKFTTFDQNRVGDHRGTAEVAVDIKLAQGTLRAYQQHFYDLGRKLYNFRNIEDGLYGLRYVRDTPKGFLREAVLELFNSGNQGVLQFGRSLGGEAENYFLNGQYPASWSYQGRTIGTPFITQSSDAASNLPRIPFSGYTADNQLIEGVHGTNNNRVWALYGALSGRLSPRWAIESKVSFSRNYGTFSSPFPAGTDQWSALGSLVHSGTKGTQVLVSLGYDQGRLLANPQQIGGYLGLRKYWRHQP is encoded by the coding sequence TTGCGCTGGACCATCCCGACCCCATCGCTTGTTCAATCCCGCACAATTCCGTCAAGATGGGGAGGATTCGTAGAAGCAGGCGGTCTGGCCTCTTCTTCAGGGGTAACCCCTTTCTGGATGCAGACGAATCAGTACGGTGTTGTCCCGAAAGCCACACCAACGGGGCTCATTCGCCTTAATGTAAACCGCTCATACGGAAGGGATTCATTAACTAATCGGCGTAAAACAGACCTAGGCTACGGTGTTGAGCTGGCCGGGCAGGTCGGGCAGGTAAACCAGTTGCTGGTCGTTGAAGCCTATGTCAAAGCCAGGTGGGGTATCGCCGAGTTATTCGCCGGTCGGCGACGGCAGCGGGTAGGTCTGGCCGAAAGTGCGCTCTCGTCGGGCTCCTACATCTGGTCGGGCAATACACTGCCCATCCCTCAGGTGCAAATTGGATTTCCCGAGTATGTTCCAATTGGCTTCACCAAAGGTTGGGTTGCGCTGAAAGGTTTTATTGGTCACGGCTGGTTTGGTGACGACGGCTATGTGCGGGGTTCTTACCTCCACCATAAAGCAATTTTTGTTCGGCTGGGCCGACCACAGGCGAAGGTTCAATTCTACGGGGCTTTTACTCATTTTGCCCAATGGGGCGGGTATGCGCCTTTCCTTGAGCAGGACCCCACTAGTTCTTTCAACGGACAGATAGCCCAGAGTTGGGATGCGTTTGTCAACGTAGTCTTGCCGTTCAAAACCGACGCCCTGAAAGACCGTACCAAGTTTACCACGTTTGACCAAAACCGGGTAGGTGACCACCGGGGTACAGCCGAGGTAGCGGTTGACATCAAGCTGGCTCAAGGAACCCTCCGCGCCTACCAGCAACACTTTTATGACCTGGGCCGGAAGCTCTACAACTTCCGTAATATCGAGGATGGTCTATACGGTTTGCGGTATGTGCGAGACACACCAAAGGGTTTTTTACGGGAAGCAGTGCTGGAGTTGTTTAACTCAGGAAACCAGGGCGTACTTCAGTTTGGCCGCAGCCTGGGTGGGGAAGCAGAAAACTATTTTTTGAACGGCCAGTATCCGGCCAGCTGGTCGTATCAGGGACGCACAATTGGTACGCCCTTTATAACCCAGAGCAGTGATGCTGCCAGTAATTTGCCCCGCATACCGTTTTCGGGCTACACAGCGGACAATCAACTTATCGAAGGCGTGCACGGCACTAATAATAATCGGGTGTGGGCTTTGTATGGCGCTTTGTCAGGCCGGCTAAGCCCTCGTTGGGCCATTGAATCAAAAGTTTCTTTTAGCCGCAACTATGGCACATTCTCTAGTCCTTTTCCTGCTGGCACCGATCAGTGGTCGGCGCTGGGTTCGTTAGTTCATTCCGGCACAAAAGGAACCCAAGTACTTGTCTCGTTAGGGTACGATCAGGGACGATTGTTGGCTAATCCGCAACAGATTGGAGGATATTTGGGTCTTCGCAAATACTGGAGACATCAACCGTAA